One Streptomyces sp. P9-A2 DNA window includes the following coding sequences:
- a CDS encoding response regulator transcription factor, producing the protein MPVDHRPAKSVRVLLAEDGGTAHGALALLLRIEPDLEVVAQVAAGDAVLDAVLAHRPDVALLDIELPGMSGLDAAAVLRDQVPDCRVLILATSGRPGHLQRAMAAGAAGFLVRDGSVGELASAIRRVLTGETVIDPVLAAAARSAEPPPLTPVECAALDAAAHGTPLADLAARLHLSEAAVTAHLAGALAKTGTPTPTEALREARRLGWV; encoded by the coding sequence ATGCCCGTGGACCACCGGCCCGCCAAGTCCGTACGGGTTCTGCTGGCGGAGGACGGCGGGACGGCGCACGGGGCGCTGGCCTTACTACTCCGGATAGAGCCGGACCTCGAGGTCGTCGCCCAGGTGGCGGCGGGGGACGCGGTCCTGGACGCGGTGCTCGCCCACCGCCCCGACGTCGCCCTCCTGGACATCGAACTGCCCGGCATGAGCGGCCTGGACGCCGCCGCCGTGCTGCGCGACCAGGTACCGGACTGCCGGGTGCTGATCCTCGCCACGTCCGGCCGTCCCGGCCATCTGCAGCGGGCCATGGCCGCGGGAGCCGCCGGTTTCCTGGTCAGGGACGGTTCGGTGGGCGAGCTGGCCTCGGCGATCCGCCGGGTGCTGACCGGGGAGACGGTGATCGACCCCGTCCTGGCCGCCGCGGCCCGGAGCGCGGAACCCCCTCCCCTCACCCCCGTCGAGTGCGCCGCCCTCGACGCCGCGGCGCACGGCACACCGCTCGCCGACCTGGCCGCCCGGCTCCACCTCTCCGAGGCCGCCGTCACCGCCCACCTCGCCGGCGCCCTCGCCAAGACCGGCACCCCCACCCCCACCGAGGCACTGCGCGAGGCCCGCAGACTGGGCTGGGTCTGA
- a CDS encoding MFS transporter — protein sequence MTQSTNGRPAGGADGADVAGRAVVPVLAFAGIVVAVMQTLLVPVIKDLPRLLDTTPGDATWVLTSTLLSGAVATPIMGRLGDLYGKRRMLVASLSVMVAGALVSALTSDLLLMIAGRTLQGVAMGAIPLGIGLMRDMLPPERLGSAMALMSSSIGVGGGLALPAAALVAQNSDWHVLYFGAAGLGVLAIALTLTLVPESPARAPGTFDLPGALGLSAGLVLFLLPLTKGGDWGWTSGTTLGLFGAAVVVLLLWGVMELRVPAPLVDLRTTARREVLLTNLASIMIGVSFFVISLVLPQLLQLPASTGYGLGRSMVVAGLCVAPLGVTMMFTAPVYARLSARYGPKVTLVLGLSVIGAGYAGGLGLLDAVWGAVVISVVIGAGIGLAYASLPALIVGAVPASDTGAANGLNTLMRSIGTSMSSAVVGMVLASTANTVGGVEIPSMHGFRLSFMIATAAVTVGLVLALFIPGRRPSDTLRLRASSEEDANLERAEQALREPVPA from the coding sequence ATGACCCAGTCGACGAACGGCCGTCCCGCGGGCGGAGCGGACGGAGCCGACGTAGCGGGCAGAGCCGTGGTCCCGGTGCTCGCCTTCGCGGGCATCGTCGTCGCGGTGATGCAGACCCTGCTCGTCCCGGTGATCAAGGATCTGCCCCGCCTGCTGGACACCACGCCCGGCGACGCCACATGGGTCCTGACGTCGACGCTGCTGTCCGGTGCCGTCGCCACGCCCATCATGGGCCGCCTCGGCGACCTCTACGGCAAGCGGCGCATGCTGGTCGCCAGCCTCTCGGTCATGGTGGCCGGCGCCCTCGTCAGCGCGCTCACCAGCGACCTGCTGCTGATGATCGCCGGCCGTACCCTCCAGGGCGTCGCGATGGGTGCGATCCCGCTCGGCATCGGGCTGATGCGCGACATGCTGCCGCCGGAGCGGCTGGGCTCCGCGATGGCGCTGATGAGTTCCTCGATAGGCGTCGGCGGGGGTCTCGCGCTGCCCGCCGCCGCGCTGGTGGCCCAGAACTCCGACTGGCACGTCCTCTACTTCGGCGCCGCCGGCCTCGGTGTCCTCGCCATCGCCCTCACCCTGACCCTCGTACCGGAGTCACCGGCACGGGCGCCCGGCACCTTCGATCTGCCGGGCGCGCTGGGGCTGTCCGCCGGCCTCGTCCTCTTCCTCCTGCCGCTCACCAAGGGCGGCGACTGGGGCTGGACGTCCGGGACCACGCTCGGCCTGTTCGGGGCGGCGGTCGTGGTGCTCCTGCTCTGGGGTGTGATGGAACTGCGGGTGCCCGCACCCCTGGTGGACCTGCGCACCACCGCCCGCCGCGAGGTCCTCCTCACCAACCTCGCGTCGATCATGATCGGCGTCTCCTTCTTCGTCATCTCCCTGGTGCTGCCCCAGCTGCTCCAGCTCCCCGCCTCCACCGGGTACGGCCTCGGCCGGTCGATGGTGGTGGCGGGTCTGTGCGTGGCGCCGCTGGGCGTGACGATGATGTTCACGGCGCCCGTCTACGCCCGGTTGTCCGCCCGCTACGGCCCCAAGGTCACCCTCGTCCTGGGCCTGTCGGTCATCGGGGCCGGTTACGCCGGCGGTCTGGGTCTGCTGGACGCGGTCTGGGGAGCCGTCGTCATCTCGGTCGTCATCGGCGCGGGCATCGGTCTGGCCTACGCCTCCCTGCCCGCCCTGATCGTCGGCGCGGTCCCGGCCTCGGACACGGGCGCGGCCAACGGCCTCAACACCCTGATGCGCTCGATCGGTACGTCGATGTCGAGCGCGGTCGTCGGGATGGTGCTGGCCAGTACGGCGAACACGGTGGGCGGGGTGGAGATCCCGAGCATGCACGGCTTCCGCCTCTCCTTCATGATCGCGACGGCGGCGGTGACCGTGGGCCTGGTCCTGGCCCTGTTCATCCCCGGCCGACGTCCCTCGGACACCCTGCGGCTGCGCGCGAGCAGCGAGGAGGACGCCAACCTGGAGCGCGCGGAGCAGGCCCTGCGCGAGCCGGTCCCGGCCTGA
- the yaaA gene encoding peroxide stress protein YaaA, translated as MLVLLPPSEGKAASGRGAPLKPQSLSLPGLAGAREAVLAELVDLCAADEEKAREVLGLSEGLRGEVAKNLELRTAGARPAGEIYTGVLYDALDLASLDPAARRRAARSLLVFSGLWGAVAVTDRIPSYRCSMGVRLPGLGALGAYWRTPMASALPEAAGDGLVLDLRSAAYATAWKPKGEVAARTATVRVLHAPTRKVVSHFNKATKGRIVRGLLTDGAAPEDPAALVEALRDLGYVVEARAPGRAGTPWALDVLVDEVR; from the coding sequence GTGCTTGTCCTGCTGCCGCCGTCCGAAGGCAAGGCCGCTTCCGGCCGCGGCGCCCCGCTGAAGCCTCAGTCCCTGTCGCTGCCGGGGCTGGCCGGCGCCCGGGAGGCCGTGCTCGCCGAGCTGGTGGACCTGTGCGCCGCCGACGAGGAGAAGGCGCGCGAGGTGCTGGGGCTGAGCGAGGGGCTGCGGGGCGAGGTCGCGAAGAACCTGGAGCTGCGGACCGCCGGGGCCCGGCCCGCCGGGGAGATCTACACCGGGGTGCTGTACGACGCCCTGGACCTCGCCTCCCTCGACCCGGCCGCCCGGCGCAGGGCCGCCCGCTCGCTGCTGGTGTTCTCGGGGCTGTGGGGCGCGGTCGCGGTCACCGACCGGATTCCCTCCTACCGCTGCTCGATGGGCGTACGGCTGCCGGGGCTCGGGGCGCTGGGCGCGTACTGGCGTACGCCGATGGCCTCGGCGCTGCCGGAGGCGGCCGGTGACGGCCTGGTGCTGGACCTGCGGTCGGCCGCGTACGCGACGGCGTGGAAGCCGAAGGGGGAGGTGGCCGCCCGTACGGCGACCGTGCGGGTGCTGCACGCGCCGACCCGGAAGGTGGTCAGCCACTTCAACAAGGCGACCAAGGGGCGGATCGTCCGCGGTCTGCTGACGGACGGGGCCGCGCCGGAGGATCCCGCCGCGCTGGTCGAGGCGCTGCGGGACCTCGGGTACGTGGTGGAGGCGCGGGCGCCGGGCCGTGCGGGGACGCCGTGGGCGCTGGACGTGCTGGTGGACGAGGTGCGCTGA
- a CDS encoding zinc ribbon domain-containing protein, whose translation MNAEPADQIRLLDLQDLDVRLQQLAHKRKSLPEHAEIESLTRDLAQLRDLHVAAQTEESDCAREQTKAEQDVDQVRQRAARDQKRLDSGAVSSPKDLENLQREIASLAKRQGNLEDVVLEVMERRESAQERAGELAERVTSVQSRMDDATARRDAACAEIDGEIATVTKERGVVAVSVPADLLKLYEKLRAQQGGVGAAKLYARTCQGCRQELAITELNEIRHAAPDTVVRCENCRRILVRTSDSGL comes from the coding sequence CTGAACGCCGAGCCCGCCGACCAGATCCGACTCCTCGACCTCCAGGATCTCGACGTCCGTCTCCAGCAGCTCGCGCACAAGCGGAAGTCGCTCCCCGAGCACGCCGAGATCGAGTCGCTGACCCGGGACCTCGCCCAGCTGCGTGACCTGCACGTGGCCGCGCAGACCGAGGAGAGCGACTGCGCCCGCGAGCAGACCAAGGCCGAACAGGACGTGGACCAGGTGCGCCAGCGCGCCGCCCGCGACCAAAAGCGCCTCGACTCCGGCGCCGTCTCCTCGCCCAAGGACCTGGAGAACCTCCAGCGCGAGATCGCCTCCCTCGCCAAGCGCCAGGGCAACCTCGAGGACGTCGTCCTGGAGGTCATGGAGCGCCGCGAGTCCGCGCAGGAGCGGGCCGGTGAACTGGCCGAGCGGGTCACCTCCGTCCAGTCGCGGATGGACGACGCGACCGCCCGCCGGGACGCGGCCTGCGCGGAGATCGACGGCGAGATCGCCACGGTCACCAAGGAGCGCGGAGTCGTCGCCGTATCCGTCCCCGCGGACCTGCTCAAGCTGTACGAGAAGCTGCGCGCGCAGCAGGGCGGCGTCGGCGCGGCGAAGCTGTACGCCCGCACCTGCCAGGGCTGCCGCCAGGAACTCGCCATCACCGAGCTGAACGAGATCCGCCACGCCGCGCCCGACACCGTGGTGCGCTGCGAGAACTGCCGCCGCATCCTGGTCCGCACGTCGGATTCGGGGCTGTAG
- a CDS encoding MerR family transcriptional regulator — protein MRIGELATAVGVTTRAVRHYHHLGLLPEPERRANGYRDYTLRHAVVLARIRRLTELGLGLAEVRDVLADDAGKDLVEVLTELDEDLARQEAAVRERRARLRALLETEGGLTDVGPVSPELAALFREMPDVSGSPMAAKDREMLALIETTATPEERERFMGAFSGAMGAPGGMEQALAAYALLDELADAAPDDPRVDEAARALAECLPAGLLPEGASLDQDDSFLRAMYADFPPAQAEAVRRTLRIVMEGGRS, from the coding sequence ATGCGGATCGGAGAACTCGCCACGGCCGTCGGTGTCACCACGCGGGCCGTACGGCACTACCACCATCTGGGGCTGCTGCCGGAGCCGGAGCGGCGGGCCAACGGGTACCGGGACTACACGCTGCGGCACGCCGTCGTGCTGGCTCGGATCAGGCGGCTGACCGAGCTGGGGCTCGGGCTGGCCGAGGTGCGGGACGTGCTCGCGGACGACGCCGGCAAGGACCTCGTCGAGGTGCTGACCGAGCTGGACGAGGACCTGGCGCGGCAGGAGGCGGCGGTCCGGGAGCGTCGGGCGCGGCTGCGGGCGCTGCTGGAGACGGAGGGCGGGCTGACCGACGTAGGGCCGGTCTCCCCCGAACTGGCCGCATTGTTCCGGGAGATGCCGGATGTGTCCGGCTCCCCTATGGCCGCCAAGGATCGGGAGATGCTCGCGCTGATCGAGACGACGGCGACCCCGGAGGAGCGGGAACGGTTCATGGGTGCGTTCAGCGGGGCGATGGGCGCCCCGGGCGGGATGGAGCAGGCGCTCGCCGCCTACGCGCTGCTCGACGAACTCGCCGACGCCGCACCGGACGACCCCCGCGTGGACGAGGCCGCCCGCGCCCTCGCCGAGTGCCTGCCCGCCGGCCTGCTTCCGGAGGGGGCGTCGCTCGACCAGGACGACAGCTTCCTGCGCGCCATGTACGCGGACTTTCCCCCGGCCCAGGCGGAGGCGGTCCGCCGGACCCTGCGGATCGTCATGGAGGGCGGGCGGTCATGA
- a CDS encoding bifunctional 4-hydroxy-2-oxoglutarate aldolase/2-dehydro-3-deoxy-phosphogluconate aldolase, with protein sequence MSSPLPSAPLPPSAPAPVATATAAAASASASAATASVLDLAPVIPVVVVEDAADAVPLARALVAGGLPAIEVTLRTPAAVDALRAIAAEVPDAVVGAGTVITPGQVREVVAAGARFLVSPGWTDVLLESMRASGVPFLPGVSTVSEVVALLERGVREMKFFPAQAAGGTAYLKAIAGPLPQARFCPTGGIGPDSAPDYLALKNVACVGGSWMLPADAVAARDWAQIERLARAAAGLSAGGTSR encoded by the coding sequence ATGAGCTCACCCCTGCCCTCCGCTCCCCTGCCCCCGTCGGCCCCCGCCCCCGTTGCCACCGCCACTGCCGCTGCTGCCTCTGCCTCTGCCTCTGCTGCGACCGCATCCGTGCTGGATCTCGCGCCCGTCATACCGGTGGTCGTGGTCGAGGACGCCGCCGACGCCGTGCCGCTGGCGCGGGCGCTGGTCGCCGGTGGGCTGCCCGCGATCGAGGTGACCCTGCGGACGCCCGCCGCCGTGGACGCCCTCCGCGCGATCGCCGCCGAGGTGCCGGACGCGGTGGTCGGGGCCGGCACGGTGATCACACCGGGGCAGGTGCGCGAGGTGGTGGCGGCCGGGGCACGGTTCCTGGTCAGTCCGGGCTGGACGGACGTCCTGCTGGAGTCGATGCGGGCGTCCGGGGTGCCTTTCCTGCCGGGGGTGTCGACGGTCTCGGAGGTCGTGGCGCTGCTGGAGCGCGGGGTGCGGGAGATGAAGTTCTTCCCGGCGCAGGCAGCGGGCGGCACCGCGTATCTGAAGGCGATCGCCGGGCCGCTTCCCCAGGCCCGCTTCTGTCCGACCGGAGGGATCGGCCCGGACTCCGCGCCGGACTACCTCGCGCTGAAGAACGTCGCATGTGTCGGCGGGAGCTGGATGCTCCCGGCGGACGCGGTGGCGGCGCGCGACTGGGCGCAGATCGAGCGGCTGGCCCGCGCGGCGGCGGGGCTCAGCGCAGGTGGGACGTCTCGTTGA
- a CDS encoding N-acetylmuramoyl-L-alanine amidase — protein sequence MSYTGPDFDPPPSRRFRRGPLTVALAALVPGALLGWAVYAAVGGSGDDGGDASTSAGASASAPASSLPPSSPGTPSPSGSDEPDESDGKKPSTSPGSTSPSASVPAGTGPLKGKVVVIDPGHNPGNFQHTAEINRQVNIGTNSKECDTTGTSTDDGFSEAKFTLDVAHRMRALLEGQGATVKLTQDDDRPFGPCIDERARIGNEAKADAVVSIHADGSGTGNRGFHVILPGPVNSGAADTRAIVEPSRELGERVAGNFVRATGNGPSNYVGGGTGLVTRKDLGGLNLSTVPKVFIECGNMRDSKDAALLTSGAWRQKAAQGISEGIVSFLRG from the coding sequence GTGTCGTACACAGGACCCGACTTCGATCCGCCGCCGTCCCGCCGCTTCCGGCGTGGACCGCTGACCGTGGCGCTCGCCGCGCTCGTGCCGGGCGCGCTGCTCGGCTGGGCCGTCTACGCGGCCGTGGGCGGGTCGGGGGACGACGGGGGCGACGCGAGCACGTCCGCCGGAGCGTCCGCCTCGGCTCCGGCCTCCTCCCTGCCACCGTCCTCCCCAGGCACCCCGTCGCCCAGCGGGTCCGACGAGCCGGACGAGTCGGACGGCAAGAAGCCGAGCACCTCCCCCGGCTCCACATCCCCCTCCGCGTCCGTGCCCGCCGGGACCGGGCCACTCAAGGGGAAGGTCGTGGTCATCGACCCCGGGCACAACCCGGGCAACTTCCAGCACACCGCCGAGATCAACCGCCAGGTGAACATCGGGACGAACTCCAAGGAGTGCGACACCACCGGCACGTCCACCGACGACGGTTTCAGCGAGGCGAAGTTCACCCTGGACGTCGCCCACCGGATGCGCGCGCTCCTCGAGGGGCAGGGCGCCACGGTGAAGCTGACGCAGGACGACGACCGGCCGTTCGGGCCGTGCATCGACGAACGGGCGCGGATCGGCAACGAGGCGAAGGCGGACGCCGTCGTGTCGATCCACGCGGACGGTTCGGGCACCGGGAACCGCGGTTTCCACGTGATCCTTCCCGGGCCCGTGAACTCCGGCGCCGCCGACACCCGGGCCATCGTCGAGCCGTCCCGCGAACTCGGTGAGCGCGTCGCGGGCAACTTCGTACGCGCCACCGGCAACGGGCCGTCCAACTACGTGGGCGGCGGCACCGGTCTCGTCACGCGTAAGGACCTGGGCGGTCTCAATCTGTCAACGGTTCCCAAGGTGTTCATCGAGTGCGGCAATATGCGCGATAGCAAGGACGCGGCACTTCTGACCAGCGGTGCCTGGCGGCAGAAGGCGGCGCAGGGAATCTCCGAGGGAATTGTGAGTTTCCTGCGCGGGTAG
- a CDS encoding MFS transporter, whose translation MAPMLGAPDAALTARPPRRRTPPPWLAVALACLGQFLVVLDVSVVNVALPSMRTGLGLSEQGLQWVVNAYAIAFAGFMLLGGRAGDLYGRKRMFLVGLGLFTLASLAGGLAQEDWQLLLARAVQGLGAAVLAPSTLTIVTSAVLEGPARARAIATWTAVGAGGGAAGGFVGGVLTDTLSWRWVLLINVPIGVLVLAGAAWWLAEGRAGDGRRLDLPGALLVTAGLATLAFGISQTEAEGWTAPPTLVPLCAGLALIALFLLVEARTKAPLMPLGLLRVRSVSSANAAMFLNGAAMFCMWFFMTLYAQNVLGYTPLEAGFALVPSSLAVVVGSKAAPRLMRAAGARAVAVLGTLVALAGFVWQSTMTADGAYLTAIMFPGILMMLGGGLAGTPLAALATSGTAPEEAGLVSGLINTSRTMGGSLGLAVLSTLAAARTGGSTTPEALTEGYALAFRTGTAILAVGLVLMWLWLPRKAAAAH comes from the coding sequence ATGGCACCCATGCTCGGAGCCCCGGACGCCGCCCTCACCGCCCGCCCACCCCGTCGCCGCACCCCGCCCCCCTGGCTGGCGGTGGCGCTCGCGTGTCTGGGGCAGTTCCTCGTCGTGCTCGACGTCTCCGTGGTCAACGTCGCGCTGCCGTCGATGCGTACCGGCCTCGGGCTCAGCGAGCAGGGCCTGCAGTGGGTGGTGAACGCGTACGCCATCGCCTTCGCCGGGTTCATGCTGCTCGGCGGACGCGCCGGTGACCTCTACGGGCGCAAGCGGATGTTCCTCGTCGGCCTCGGCCTGTTCACCCTGGCCAGCCTGGCGGGCGGGCTGGCCCAGGAGGACTGGCAGCTGCTGCTGGCGCGGGCGGTACAAGGACTCGGGGCCGCGGTCCTGGCGCCGTCCACCCTCACCATAGTCACCTCGGCGGTCCTGGAGGGCCCCGCGCGGGCCCGCGCCATCGCGACCTGGACCGCCGTCGGCGCGGGCGGCGGCGCGGCCGGCGGCTTCGTCGGCGGAGTGCTCACGGACACCCTGTCGTGGCGCTGGGTGCTGCTGATCAACGTGCCGATCGGGGTGCTGGTCCTGGCCGGGGCGGCCTGGTGGCTGGCAGAGGGCCGGGCCGGGGACGGACGGCGGCTCGACCTGCCCGGCGCGCTGCTGGTGACGGCCGGCCTCGCCACCCTGGCCTTCGGCATCTCCCAGACCGAGGCCGAGGGATGGACGGCGCCGCCCACCCTGGTGCCGCTGTGCGCCGGACTCGCCCTCATCGCCCTGTTCCTCCTCGTAGAGGCGCGGACCAAGGCCCCGCTGATGCCGCTGGGACTGCTCCGGGTGCGGTCGGTGTCGTCGGCGAACGCGGCGATGTTCCTGAACGGCGCCGCCATGTTCTGCATGTGGTTCTTCATGACCCTCTACGCCCAGAACGTGCTCGGCTACACCCCGCTCGAGGCCGGATTCGCCCTGGTGCCCAGCTCGCTCGCCGTGGTCGTCGGCTCCAAGGCCGCGCCCCGGCTGATGCGCGCCGCCGGAGCACGTGCCGTGGCCGTGCTCGGCACGCTCGTCGCGCTGGCCGGGTTCGTCTGGCAGTCGACGATGACGGCCGACGGCGCGTACCTGACGGCGATCATGTTCCCCGGCATCCTGATGATGCTGGGCGGGGGCCTCGCCGGAACCCCCCTTGCCGCACTCGCCACCTCCGGCACCGCGCCGGAGGAGGCCGGCCTGGTCTCCGGCCTGATCAACACCTCGCGCACGATGGGCGGTTCGCTCGGTCTGGCCGTCCTGTCGACCCTCGCGGCGGCCCGTACGGGAGGCAGCACCACTCCGGAGGCCCTGACCGAGGGCTACGCCCTGGCCTTCCGCACCGGAACGGCGATCCTGGCCGTCGGCCTGGTCCTGATGTGGCTGTGGCTGCCCCGAAAGGCCGCGGCGGCCCACTGA
- a CDS encoding Nif3-like dinuclear metal center hexameric protein gives MPRLSEVITALETLWPAERAESWDAVGTVTGDPDQEVGRVLFAVDPVQEIVDEAVELGADLLVTHHPLYLRGTTTVAATTSKGRVVHTLIRNDIALHVAHTNADTADPGVSDALAGALDLRVVRPLVPDTTDPEGRRGLGRVCELDHPLTVRELAARAAERLPRTAQGIRVAGDPEALVRTVAVSGGSGDSLFAHVRAAGVDAYLTADLRHHPASEFAAEHAAGRPPALLDAAHWATEWPWCELAAAQLDTISDRHGWGLRVHVSATVTDPWTAHAASSDTDTSGAPN, from the coding sequence GTGCCCCGTCTGTCTGAAGTCATCACCGCGCTGGAGACCCTGTGGCCCGCCGAGCGGGCCGAGTCCTGGGACGCGGTCGGTACCGTCACGGGCGACCCCGACCAGGAGGTCGGCCGGGTCCTGTTCGCGGTGGACCCCGTCCAGGAGATCGTCGACGAGGCGGTGGAGCTGGGCGCCGACCTGCTCGTCACCCACCACCCGCTCTATCTGCGCGGCACGACCACCGTCGCGGCCACGACCTCCAAGGGCCGTGTGGTGCACACGCTCATCAGGAACGACATCGCGCTGCACGTCGCCCACACCAACGCCGACACGGCCGACCCCGGTGTGAGCGACGCCCTGGCCGGCGCCCTGGACCTGCGCGTCGTCCGGCCGCTGGTGCCGGACACCACGGACCCCGAGGGCCGCCGCGGGCTCGGCCGCGTCTGCGAACTGGACCACCCGCTGACCGTCCGCGAGCTCGCCGCCCGCGCCGCCGAGCGCCTGCCCCGCACCGCCCAGGGCATCCGCGTCGCCGGCGACCCCGAAGCGCTCGTGCGGACGGTCGCCGTCAGCGGCGGCTCCGGCGACAGCCTCTTCGCCCACGTCAGGGCGGCCGGCGTGGACGCCTACCTCACCGCGGACCTGCGCCACCACCCGGCGTCGGAGTTCGCGGCGGAGCATGCCGCCGGCCGGCCTCCCGCGCTGCTCGACGCGGCACACTGGGCCACCGAGTGGCCGTGGTGCGAACTGGCCGCGGCCCAGCTCGACACGATCTCCGACCGTCACGGATGGGGCCTGCGGGTCCATGTCTCCGCCACGGTCACCGACCCCTGGACCGCCCACGCGGCCTCCTCCGACACCGATACCTCTGGAGCCCCCAACTGA
- a CDS encoding bifunctional RNase H/acid phosphatase, with protein sequence MREFIIEADGGSRGNPGPAGYGAVVSDAATGETLAEAAEYLGTTTNNVAEYSGLLAGLRAARELDPQAAVHVRMDSKLVVEQMSGRWKIKHPAMKPLAAEAARVFPPGRVTYEWIPRERNKHADRLANEAMDAGQRGELGVSPARTELRDRGRSASASRAAPDTPVARPMAPDPSQSSGPPGDAAAGAARARAALASASASAASASAVESGATESGVRGTGGTGAGVSNAPAGKTAADVRAAQAVAAPGTETDAAPRTGSAPAATPSSGWAPADMGPPATFVLLRHGETPLTPQKRFSGSGGSDPSLSDVGREQAERTAEALARRGTVQAVVASPLARTRETAGIVAARLGLEVSVEEGLRETDFGAWEGLTFAEVRERHPDDLNAWLSSPDAEPTGGGESFADTATRVAATRDKLTAAYAGRTVLLVTHVTPIKTLIRLALGAPPEALFRMELSAASLSAVAYYADGNASVRLFNETSHLR encoded by the coding sequence GTGCGGGAGTTCATCATCGAGGCGGACGGCGGATCGCGGGGCAATCCGGGACCCGCCGGCTACGGGGCCGTGGTCAGTGACGCGGCGACGGGGGAGACCCTGGCGGAGGCGGCCGAGTACCTCGGCACCACCACGAACAACGTCGCCGAGTACTCGGGTCTGCTGGCCGGCCTGCGGGCCGCCCGCGAGCTGGACCCGCAGGCCGCGGTCCACGTCCGGATGGACTCCAAACTCGTCGTCGAGCAGATGTCGGGCCGCTGGAAGATCAAGCACCCCGCCATGAAACCGCTGGCGGCCGAGGCGGCACGCGTCTTTCCGCCGGGCCGGGTCACGTACGAGTGGATTCCGCGGGAGCGGAACAAGCACGCGGACCGCCTGGCGAACGAGGCGATGGACGCGGGGCAGCGGGGTGAACTTGGGGTCTCCCCTGCTCGAACGGAGTTGAGAGATCGGGGAAGGAGCGCGTCGGCCTCGCGTGCCGCGCCGGACACACCGGTCGCACGGCCGATGGCACCCGATCCGTCCCAGTCGTCCGGGCCGCCCGGGGACGCGGCCGCCGGTGCGGCACGAGCCCGCGCGGCGCTGGCCTCGGCTTCTGCATCCGCTGCCTCCGCCTCCGCCGTGGAGTCGGGCGCTACGGAGTCGGGCGTGCGGGGAACCGGTGGCACCGGTGCCGGTGTGAGCAACGCCCCCGCGGGAAAAACCGCCGCTGATGTACGGGCTGCGCAGGCCGTGGCCGCCCCCGGCACGGAGACGGACGCCGCCCCCCGTACCGGGTCGGCACCGGCCGCCACCCCTTCCTCGGGCTGGGCGCCCGCCGACATGGGCCCGCCGGCCACCTTCGTGCTCCTCCGGCACGGCGAGACCCCGCTGACACCCCAGAAACGGTTCTCCGGCAGCGGCGGCAGCGACCCCTCCCTCTCCGACGTCGGCCGCGAGCAGGCGGAGAGGACCGCCGAGGCGCTCGCCCGGCGCGGCACCGTCCAGGCCGTCGTCGCCTCCCCCCTCGCCCGTACCCGCGAGACCGCCGGCATCGTCGCCGCCCGGCTCGGCCTGGAGGTCAGCGTGGAGGAGGGGCTGCGCGAGACCGACTTCGGCGCGTGGGAGGGCCTCACCTTCGCCGAGGTGCGCGAACGCCACCCCGACGACCTGAACGCCTGGCTCTCCTCACCGGACGCCGAGCCCACCGGCGGCGGCGAGAGCTTCGCGGACACCGCGACCAGGGTCGCCGCCACCCGGGACAAGCTCACCGCCGCGTACGCCGGCCGCACGGTCCTGCTCGTCACCCACGTGACACCGATCAAAACCTTGATACGGCTGGCCCTGGGCGCCCCGCCCGAGGCCCTGTTCCGGATGGAACTGTCGGCGGCCTCGCTCTCGGCGGTGGCGTACTACGCCGACGGCAACGCCAGCGTCCGGCTGTTCAACGAGACGTCCCACCTGCGCTGA
- a CDS encoding class I SAM-dependent methyltransferase, whose translation MPAPTPTPPPNPPAPGPEILAAFEAAKGFMPVGEGLALYAAAAEAGRLGLPLLEVGTYCGRSTILLAGAAREAGVTALTVDHHRGSEEQQPGWDYHDPETVDPELGVMDTLPAFRRTLHRAGLEDHVVALVGRSPEVAALWNSPLALVFIDGGHTDEHATADYEGWAPHVAEGGLLVIHDVFPDPVDEFTGQAPYRVYLRALASGAFTELPATDSLRVLRRTGDGI comes from the coding sequence ATGCCCGCTCCGACTCCGACGCCGCCGCCGAACCCCCCGGCACCGGGGCCCGAGATCCTGGCCGCGTTCGAGGCGGCGAAGGGCTTCATGCCCGTCGGCGAGGGGCTGGCCCTGTACGCGGCGGCGGCCGAGGCGGGACGGCTGGGCCTCCCCCTGCTGGAGGTCGGCACCTACTGCGGCCGCTCCACGATCCTGCTCGCCGGTGCCGCCCGCGAGGCCGGGGTCACCGCGCTCACCGTGGACCACCACCGGGGCAGCGAGGAGCAGCAGCCGGGCTGGGACTACCACGATCCGGAGACGGTCGACCCCGAACTGGGCGTGATGGACACCCTCCCCGCCTTCCGCCGCACGCTCCACCGGGCGGGCCTGGAGGACCACGTGGTCGCCCTGGTCGGCCGCTCCCCCGAGGTCGCGGCCCTGTGGAACTCCCCCCTCGCCCTGGTCTTCATCGACGGCGGCCACACGGACGAGCACGCCACGGCCGACTACGAGGGCTGGGCCCCGCACGTCGCCGAGGGCGGTCTCCTCGTCATCCACGACGTCTTCCCCGACCCCGTCGACGAGTTCACCGGCCAGGCCCCGTACCGCGTCTACCTCCGTGCCCTGGCTTCCGGCGCCTTCACGGAACTCCCGGCGACGGACTCGCTGCGCGTCCTGCGCCGTACCGGAGACGGGATCTGA